From one Perca fluviatilis chromosome 10, GENO_Pfluv_1.0, whole genome shotgun sequence genomic stretch:
- the rapgef2 gene encoding rap guanine nucleotide exchange factor 2 isoform X9, whose product MDLSGLPETAVDSEEDDDEEDIERASDPLMSRDIVRDCLEKDPMDRTDDDIEQLLEFMHQLPAFANMTMSVRRELCAVMVFAVVERAGTIVLNDGEELDSWSVILNGSVEVTYPEGRTEILCMGNSFGVSPTMEKEYMKGVMKTKVDDCQFVCIAQQDYCCILNQVEKNMQKVEEEGEIVMVKEHRELDRTGTRKGHIVIKGTSERLTMHLVEEHSVVDPTYIEDFLLTYRTFLSSPMVVGKKLLEWFHDPSLRDKVTRVVLLWVNNHFNDFEGDPPMTHFLEEFENNLEKEKMCGHLRLLNIACAAKAKPRLVTLTKPSRDSPLAFSLLGGQEKGFRIFIDAVEPGSKAAEVGLKRGDQILEVNGQNFENVQLNKANEILKNNTHLSITVKTNLLVFKELLTRPEQDHDLDGEEEHDRKNGAPHLPKIGDIKKASRYSIPDLAVDVEQVMGLEKVSKKAKANSVGGRNKLKKIFDKTLTSILPPKPYNDVCVGQSQDDIIVGMKQSKQIAPALPVSGNLSSSNPDLLQSHHRILDFNNQPDMSDQVLRVFKADQQSRYIMIGKDTTAKEVVAQAIREFALTAAAEAYSLCEVSVTPEGVIKQRRLPDQLSKLADRIQLSGRYYLKSNMETETLCSDEDAQDLLREGQISLLQLSTVEVATQLSMRAFELFCAIEPTEYIDDLYKLRSKTGSASLKRFEEAINHETFWVATEVTREPNQLKRMKTVKHFIKIALHCRECKNFNSMFAIISGLNLAPVSRMRGTWEKLPSKYEKLFGDLQDLFDPSRNMAKYRNVLNNQNLQPPIIPLFPVIKKDLTFLHEGNDSKVDGLVNFEKLRMIAKEIRHVGRMASVNMDPALMFRTRKKKWRSLGSLSQGSANAAVLDVNQTGGHKKRVRRSSFLNAKKLYEDAQMARKVKQYLSNLSLETNEESLQTLSVQCEPSISTLPKNAGGKRPDTSPVVSRAASQQRGQLAKGNQALQVPAVALYPSRKKVPVKDLPPFGTSSPQSLKKILSLSEEGNERHRRQPEDTVSNASSQLSSPPISPQSSPKKGYNRMGDAYSDSGHSEISSRSSLVSNSSFDMAQEERRLRHSGGVGESHIGGQRLERRATTDPDQYSLGSYSSMQDCRGIYTGCPTVLSSPSSEELTQDQGDRVSLDAADSGRGSWTSCSSGSHDNIQTMQQGRSWETLAFGGGGGGGGIGGLPPGGPEALLGGPAALWAAQARGSWASASSSSSSAAYWGEDSEGDTGTIKRRGGKDVNADPETSSITSTGSEEAKQLGRPSPSPITAGGKGLLTRKESRYREPPPTPPGYTALTISDLAEAQHPAPSVTTSTATHSGRRPPDYTTALQRSRMVTQSPDSHLAHQGAKQRTGGLHRTRSPAEEQEAEEEEEGESLSSKLIALRKPKPVAQHTPETPRP is encoded by the exons ATGGACCTGAGTGGCTTGCCAGAGACCGCCGTCGACTCCGAGGAGGATGACGATGAGGAGGACATCGAGCGAGCGTCTGACCCCCTCATGAGCCGTGACATTGTGCGGGACTGCCTGGAGAAGGACCCCATGGACAGAACCGACGATGACATAG AGCAATTACTGGAGTTCATGCATCAACTGCCAGCATTTGCCAACATGACCATGTCAGTGAGGAGGGAACTCTGCGCCGTCATGGTTTTCGCTGTGGTGGAACGTGCCGGCACCATCGTTCTCAATGATGGAGAGGAG CTTGACTCGTGGTCGGTGATTCTGAACGGTTCGGTGGAGGTGACGTACCCTGAGGGCCGGACAGAAATTCTATGTATGGGGAACAGTTTTGGGGTGTCACCAACCATGGAGAAGGAATACATGAAGGGCGTGATGAAGACCAAGGTGGATGACTGCCAG TTTGTGTGCATAGCCCAGCAGGACTACTGCTGCATCCTCAACCAGGTGGAGAAGAACATGCAGAAGGTAGAAGAGGAAGGGGAGATCGTTATGGTGAAGGAACACCGCGAACTGGACCGCACTGGCACCAGGAAAGGACATATCGTCATTAAG GGCACATCAGAGCGTCTCACCATGCACCTGGTGGAGGAACACTCAGTGGTGGACCCCACCTACATCGAGGACTTCCTGTTGACCTACAGGACCTTCCTCTCCAGCCCCATGGTCGTGGGCAAGAAGCTCCTGGAGTGGTTCCACGACCCCAGTCTCAGGGACAAG GTTACACGGGTAGTCTTGCTGTGGGTAAACAATCACTTTAATGACTTTGAGGGTGACCCTCCCATGACTCACTTTCTGGAAGAGTTTGAAAACAATCTGGAGAAAGAA AAAATGTGTGGGCACCTCAGACTGTTAAATATAGCGTGTGCTGCTAAAGCCAAGCCACGGCTGGTGACGCTGACCAAGCCTTCCAGGGACTCTCCACTGGCCTTCAGCCTTCTCGGAGGTCAGGAGAAAGGTTTCCGCATCTTCATTGATGCCGTGGAGCCTGGGAGCAAGGCAGCAGAAGTCGGCCTTAAGCGTGGAGATCAG ATCTTGGAGGTCAATGGGCAGAACTTTGAGAATGTCCAGCTCAACAAAGCCAATGAGATTCTGAAGAACAACACCCACTTGTCCATAACTGTGAAAACAAACCTATTAG TGTTTAAAGAGCTGCTAACCAGGCCAGAACAAGACCACGATTTGGATGGTGAGGAGGAACATGACAGAAAGAACGGTGCGCCCCACCTTCCAAAGATCGGAGACATCAAGAAGGCCAGTCGCTACTCCATCCCCGACCTGGCAGTGGACGTGGAGCAGGTGATGGGCCTGGAGAAggtcagcaagaaagcaaaggCCAACTCGGTGGGAGGACGCAACAAACTGAAGAAGATCTTCGACAAGACACTCACCAGCATCCTGCCTCCTAAACCATACAA TGACGTTTGCGTGGGCCAATCGCAGGACGACATCATTGTGGGGATGAAGCAGTCCAAACAGATCGCACCAGCTCTGCCCGTTAGTGGAAACCTCTCGTCTTCAAACCCAGACCTCCTGCAGTCTCACCACCGCATCCTTGACTTCAACAACCAGCCTG ATATGTCGGACCAGGTATTACGAGTCTTCAAGGCGGACCAGCAGTCTCGATACATTATGATCGGGAAGGACACGACGGCGAAGGAGGTTGTGGCTCAGGCTATCAGGGAGTTTGCCCTGACTGCAGCAGCAGAGGCTTATTCACTGTGCGAAGTATCCGTCACACCTGAGGGCGTCATCAAACAGAGGCGGTTGCCAGACCAGCTGTCTAAACTAGCCGACAGAATTCAACTAAGTGGCAG ATACTACCTAAAGAGCAACATGGAGACAGAGACGCTATGTTCAGATGAGGACGCTCAGGACCTCCTGCGAGAAGGCCAGATCTCTTTGTTACAGCTCAGCACAGTGGAGGTTGCCACTCAGCTCTCCATGCGGGCCTTTGAACTTTTCTGTGCCATCGAGCCCACCGAATACATCGACGACCTGTACAAGCTGCGCTCCAAGACGGGCTCGGCCAGCCTGAAGCGCTTCGAGGAGGCCATCAACCACGAGACCTTCTGGGTGGCCACGGAGGTGACGCGGGAGCCCAACCAGCTCAAACGCATGAAGACCGTTAAGCACTTCATTAAGATCGCCCTGCACTGCCGCGAGTGCAAGAACTTCAACTCCATGTTCGCCATCATCAG TGGTCTGAACCTGGCTCCAGTCTCCAGAATGAGGGGAACATGGGAGAAGCTGCCCAGCAAGTACGAAAAGCTGTTCGGGGACCTGCAGGACCTCTTCGACCCCTCAAGAAATATGGCCAAGTACAGGAATGTCCTCAACAATCAGAACCTCCAGCCACCAATCATCCCCCTGTTCCCCGTCATCAAGAAGGACCTCACCTTCCTACATGAAG GTAACGACTCCAAAGTGGACGGCCTGGTGAACTTTGAGAAGCTGAGGATGATTGCCAAAGAAATTCGCCACGTTGGTCGCATGGCCTCCGTCAACATGGACCCGGCCCTCATGTTCCGGACCAG GAAGAAGAAATGGAGAAGTTTAGG CTCCCTAAGCCAGGGTAGCGCCAATGCGGCAGTGCTCGACGTCAACCAGACAGGCGGGCACAAGAAGAGGGTGCGACGCAGCTCCTTTCTGAACGCTAAAAAGCTTTACGAGGACGCCCAGATGGCCAGGAAGGTCAAACAGTACCTGTCCAACCTGAGCCTGGAAACGAACGAGGAGAGTCTGCAGACGCTCTCGGTGCAGTGTGAACCCTCCATCAGTACAT TGCCCAAGAATGCCGGTGGGAAACGGCCAGACACCTCCCCAGTCGTGTCCAGAGCTGCCAGCCAACAGAGGGGCCAGTTGGCCAAAGGAAACCAGGCCCTGCAGGTCCCCGCTGTGGCCCTTTACCCATCCCGAAAGAAAGTGCCAGTCAAGGATCTCCCACCTTTTG GCACCAGTTCCCCTCAGTCTCTGAAGAAGATCCTGTCTCTGTCAGAGGAGGGGAACGAAAGGCACCGGAGGCAGCCAGAGGACACTGTGTCCAACGCCTCCTCCCAGCTCTCCTCCCCTCCCATCTCCCCCCAGAGCTCACCCAAGAAGG GTTACAACAGAATGGGAGACGCCTACTCGGACTCCGGTCACAGTGAGATCTCCTCTCGCTCCAGCCTCGTCAGCAACTCCTCTTTCGACATGGcgcaggaggagaggagactcCGTCACTCTGGTGGAGTCGGGGAATCGCACATCGGAGGACAGCGGCTGGAACGAAGAGCCACCACCGACCCCGACCAGTACAGCCTCGG GTCATATTCATCGATGCAGGACTGTCGAGGCATTTACACCGGCTGCCCTACAGTGCTCTCCTCCCCCAGTTCGGAGGAGCTGACCCAGGATCAGGGCGACCGCGTTTCCCTCGATGCTGCAGACAGCGGCCGCGGCTCCTGGACTTCCTGCTCCTCTGGTTCCCACGACAACATTCAGACCATGCAGCAGGGGCGTAGCTGGGAGACTCTGGCCTTTGGTGGAGGTGGAGGCGGAGGGGGCATTGGAGGACTCCCTCCTGGCGGACCAGAGGCCTTATTAGGGGGGCCTGCTGCGCTGTGGGCAGCCCAGGCCAGGGGGAGCTGGGCATCCGCcagctcctcctcatcctccgcTGCGTACTGGGGAGAGGACTCTGAGGGAGACACTGGCACCAttaagaggagaggagggaaggaCGTCAACGCCGACCCAGAAACAAGTAGCATCACATCCACCGGGTCGGAGGAGGCCAAGCAGCTCGGCCGGCCCTCACCATCACCTATCACCGCTGGGGGTAAAGGCCTCCTTA CGCGGAAAGAAAGCCGTTACCGGGAGCCTCCCCCAACTCCCCCCGGCTACACCGCCCTGACCATCTCCGACCTCGCTGAAGCGCAGCACCCGGCCCCGTCTGTTACCACGTCCACGGCGACCCACTCCGGCCGCCGGCCACCAGACTACACCACGGCTCTGCAGCGCTCGCGCATGGTCACCCAGTCGCCCGACTCCCACCTGGCCCACCAGGGGGCCAAACAGCGAACGGGCGGCCTCCACCGCACACGCTCACCGGCCGAGGAACAAGAagctgaggaggaagaggagggtgaGTCCTTGTCTTCCAAACTAATCGCTCTGAGGAAGCCAAAGCCAGTGGCACAGCATACACCTGAGACTCCCAGACCATGA